In Finegoldia magna ATCC 53516, a genomic segment contains:
- a CDS encoding SHOCT domain-containing protein yields the protein MRVEKLESEKEVIKTEYTERDLKAELNFYLSDKFIQDLFLLDEISHEEYRKIRRENIKKFSPILSELLL from the coding sequence ATGAGAGTAGAAAAGCTTGAAAGTGAAAAAGAAGTTATAAAGACTGAATATACAGAAAGGGATTTAAAGGCAGAGCTTAATTTCTATCTATCAGATAAGTTCATCCAGGATCTCTTTCTTTTAGATGAAATTAGCCATGAAGAATATAGAAAAATTAGAAGAGAAAACATTAAAAAATTTAGCCCTATTCTTTCAGAATTATTGCTATAA
- a CDS encoding ABC transporter ATP-binding protein has product MLSVFKKIWNFSIEEQVYIKKSIFANFFGSIFNALQFAAIYYAIFGIVNKDISFKTIGISSLFLLISIAGVIISKNSSMLKQTHAGYFMAGHKRIELGEKIKKVPMGFFSSLSLGNLTTIATTNLDNVETWVPTLCIMVFGGMLNAIVFILSLFLFSYKVGIVAIVGSIVFLLIVARMQKKSSKNADKIHEIQVSLTKEVLSTLQGMQIIKSYNLRGSNNKKLDKSFDGASKYSFDLEKTIMPYSLLAKIIIAITICLMLFISIKLYFVENSQIVNTIMILIASFVIFDGLITSGSAMAMLRMVENALDSYSYVNDMEDMKEGSITEPIKNHNIVFKNVSFSYDDRPILKNVSAEIKENTMTAIVGPSGSGKTTFCNLIARFWDVNSGEILIGGKNIKDYKIENLMNSISMVFQDVYLFEDTIENNIKFGKQNASHEEVVQAAKKARCHEFIEALPEGYNTIIGEGGASLSGGEKQRISIARAMLKDADIIIFDEATASIDPENEDKLKEAIESLTKNKTVIMIAHRLKTIRNADKILVLKDGEIIERGNHEELIKNNGLYSDLINAKAKAESWKLNN; this is encoded by the coding sequence ATGCTTAGTGTTTTTAAAAAAATATGGAATTTTTCTATTGAAGAACAAGTGTATATAAAAAAATCAATCTTTGCTAATTTTTTCGGTTCTATTTTTAATGCTCTACAATTTGCAGCCATTTATTATGCGATTTTTGGGATAGTAAACAAGGATATAAGCTTTAAAACAATAGGAATATCAAGTTTATTTTTATTAATTAGTATAGCCGGAGTAATTATTTCAAAAAATTCCTCTATGCTCAAACAAACACATGCCGGATATTTTATGGCTGGACACAAGAGAATTGAATTAGGTGAAAAAATAAAAAAAGTTCCCATGGGATTCTTCTCAAGTTTAAGTTTAGGAAATTTAACAACTATTGCGACTACTAACTTAGATAATGTAGAGACTTGGGTTCCAACTTTGTGTATTATGGTTTTCGGTGGCATGCTTAATGCTATTGTTTTTATCTTATCCTTATTTTTGTTTTCTTATAAGGTAGGTATTGTAGCAATAGTTGGGTCTATTGTATTTTTGTTGATTGTTGCTCGTATGCAAAAAAAGTCCAGTAAAAATGCGGATAAGATTCATGAGATTCAGGTATCACTTACCAAAGAAGTCTTATCAACATTGCAAGGAATGCAAATTATAAAATCATACAATCTGAGAGGAAGTAATAATAAAAAACTTGACAAAAGCTTTGATGGTGCTAGTAAATATTCTTTTGATTTAGAAAAAACTATAATGCCATATAGTTTATTAGCTAAAATCATAATAGCTATAACAATTTGTTTGATGTTATTTATATCAATAAAATTATATTTTGTTGAAAACAGTCAAATAGTCAATACTATTATGATACTTATAGCAAGTTTTGTAATATTTGATGGGCTTATAACATCTGGCTCTGCTATGGCTATGCTAAGAATGGTTGAGAATGCATTAGATTCTTATTCTTATGTAAATGATATGGAAGATATGAAAGAAGGAAGTATTACAGAGCCAATAAAAAATCACAACATAGTCTTTAAAAATGTATCATTTTCCTATGATGATAGACCAATTTTAAAAAATGTATCAGCAGAGATAAAAGAAAATACCATGACTGCCATAGTTGGTCCATCAGGATCTGGTAAGACCACATTTTGTAATCTTATTGCAAGATTTTGGGATGTAAATTCTGGCGAAATTTTAATAGGTGGAAAGAATATTAAGGACTATAAGATAGAAAACTTAATGAATTCTATTTCCATGGTATTTCAAGATGTATATCTCTTCGAAGACACTATTGAAAACAATATAAAATTTGGAAAACAAAATGCAAGCCATGAAGAAGTAGTTCAAGCTGCAAAAAAAGCAAGATGTCATGAATTTATAGAAGCTTTACCAGAAGGATATAACACTATAATTGGAGAAGGTGGAGCAAGTCTATCAGGTGGAGAAAAACAAAGAATCTCAATTGCAAGAGCTATGCTAAAAGATGCAGACATCATAATCTTTGATGAAGCCACAGCAAGTATAGATCCAGAAAATGAAGATAAACTTAAAGAAGCAATAGAATCATTAACAAAAAATAAGACAGTAATTATGATTGCCCATAGACTAAAGACAATAAGAAATGCAGATAAAATCTTAGTCTTAAAAGATGGAGAAATAATAGAACGTGGAAATCACGAAGAACTGATTAAAAATAATGGACTTTATTCTGACCTTATAAATGCAAAAGCTAAGGCGGAATCATGGAAATTAAATAATTGA
- a CDS encoding ABC transporter ATP-binding protein produces MDLLKKYIKRNKAPYFISVLFAILGVISNLFVYIILSKMIISLIDGSQDFHYYINKIFLILSCLIIKEVVMFLSTMISHKTAYQIIRDIRKSLMEKLFNMPLGDILNESTGKLKDIIVNQVDNTETTLAHMIPEMTANLIGPIILFVYMLILDYRLSLISLIPLVIGGFFMTGPMKRMKVKFPQAVKIGQDMNNSVVEYINGIEVIKTFNQGEKSYRKYRDNVYKKANYYYDWMGENTRDYAISMSIAPVGILTIIPFGLYFCMNGSLDGGVFLTLIILSFGTIQNIMRVMTFEDDIGRMSTIFEEIKNILSARELSHKNENLDIKNYNIEIKNVDFSYEKDKQVLNNININIEEGSVNALVGESGSGKSTIAKLISGFWDVDSGSISIGNVNIKDMSLEKLSTVISYVAQDNFLFDMSIKDNIRIGNKNASDEEIIEVCKKAACHDFIMKLSDGYDTRVGEAGKHLSGGERQRISIARAMIKNAPIVILDEATSYIDPENEALIQDAISELVKGKTLIIIAHRLKTITDVDNIFVIKNGELSCKGSHEELLKESKDYHDLWETALKGEENA; encoded by the coding sequence ATGGATCTATTAAAAAAATACATTAAGAGAAATAAAGCACCATATTTTATTTCTGTCTTGTTTGCAATACTTGGAGTAATTTCAAATCTTTTTGTATATATTATTCTAAGTAAGATGATTATATCATTGATTGATGGTAGCCAAGATTTTCATTACTATATAAATAAAATTTTCTTGATACTTTCATGTCTTATAATCAAAGAAGTGGTTATGTTTTTGTCAACAATGATTTCTCATAAAACAGCCTATCAAATAATACGAGATATAAGAAAAAGCCTTATGGAAAAATTATTTAATATGCCATTAGGAGATATATTGAATGAGTCCACTGGTAAGTTAAAAGACATAATTGTAAATCAAGTCGATAATACTGAAACAACATTGGCTCATATGATACCTGAGATGACAGCTAATTTAATCGGACCTATAATATTATTTGTTTACATGTTAATTTTAGATTATAGACTAAGTTTAATATCTTTAATTCCATTAGTTATTGGTGGATTTTTTATGACAGGGCCGATGAAAAGAATGAAGGTAAAGTTTCCACAAGCAGTTAAAATTGGCCAAGATATGAATAATTCCGTGGTTGAATATATAAATGGAATAGAGGTTATTAAAACATTTAATCAAGGCGAAAAATCTTATAGAAAATACAGGGACAATGTGTATAAAAAGGCAAATTACTATTATGATTGGATGGGAGAAAATACAAGAGACTATGCGATAAGTATGTCTATTGCTCCAGTTGGTATTTTGACAATTATACCATTTGGTTTATATTTCTGTATGAATGGTTCACTAGATGGTGGTGTATTTTTAACATTGATAATCCTTTCTTTTGGGACTATCCAAAATATTATGAGAGTAATGACTTTTGAAGATGATATTGGAAGAATGTCAACTATTTTCGAAGAGATTAAAAATATACTTTCTGCGAGAGAATTATCTCATAAAAATGAAAATTTGGATATAAAAAATTATAATATAGAGATAAAAAACGTAGATTTTTCTTATGAAAAAGATAAGCAAGTCCTAAACAATATAAATATAAATATAGAAGAAGGAAGTGTGAATGCTTTAGTAGGCGAATCGGGTTCGGGAAAGTCGACTATTGCAAAACTAATTTCAGGATTTTGGGATGTAGATAGTGGTTCTATAAGTATAGGAAATGTAAATATTAAAGATATGTCCCTTGAAAAGTTATCTACTGTTATTTCCTATGTAGCACAAGATAATTTTCTTTTTGATATGTCAATTAAAGATAACATCAGAATAGGAAATAAAAATGCTAGTGATGAGGAAATAATTGAAGTATGTAAGAAAGCAGCCTGCCATGATTTTATAATGAAGTTGTCAGATGGATATGATACAAGAGTAGGAGAAGCTGGTAAACATTTGTCTGGAGGAGAAAGGCAAAGAATATCAATTGCAAGAGCTATGATAAAGAATGCTCCAATAGTTATTTTAGACGAGGCTACCTCTTATATCGATCCTGAAAATGAAGCCTTAATTCAAGATGCAATATCAGAACTGGTCAAAGGGAAAACTCTAATTATAATTGCCCATCGTTTAAAGACAATAACAGATGTAGATAATATATTTGTAATTAAAAATGGAGAACTTTCATGTAAAGGAAGTCATGAAGAGCTTTTGAAGGAATCAAAAGATTATCACGATCTTTGGGAAACTGCCTTGAAAGGAGAAGAAAATGCTTAG
- a CDS encoding TetR/AcrR family transcriptional regulator produces the protein MSQEDRKKEIRQAAMKVFLDKGFRNTVMNDIMEATGLSRGGLYHHYGSTYEILYDIMVEGNLNRRDIIQKSIYDEGLILSPKLFSRMIIDKILADNDYVKLYVMFLCELKENDDLKELYVKIKKESIQAFKELFSTLFNELPSDDTFEFMINIMNSGLMACEILNTRENFVKNKKYLTEMIETYFTNVMKKDDERS, from the coding sequence ATGTCTCAAGAAGATAGAAAAAAAGAAATACGACAAGCGGCTATGAAAGTCTTTTTGGACAAAGGGTTTAGAAATACAGTTATGAATGACATTATGGAAGCTACTGGGCTTTCTAGAGGTGGTTTGTATCATCATTATGGCTCTACCTATGAAATCTTATATGACATTATGGTAGAAGGTAATTTAAATAGAAGGGATATTATTCAAAAATCAATTTATGATGAAGGTTTAATACTAAGTCCGAAGTTGTTTTCGAGAATGATTATAGACAAGATACTTGCAGATAATGATTATGTAAAGCTTTATGTTATGTTTTTATGTGAGTTAAAAGAAAATGATGATTTGAAAGAACTATATGTGAAAATAAAAAAAGAGTCCATACAAGCATTTAAAGAATTGTTTTCTACTTTGTTTAACGAGCTACCTTCTGATGATACATTTGAATTTATGATTAATATTATGAATTCTGGATTGATGGCTTGCGAAATTTTGAACACACGTGAGAATTTTGTAAAAAATAAGAAATATCTAACTGAAATGATAGAGACTTATTTTACAAATGTTATGAAAAAAGATGATGAAAGGAGTTAA
- a CDS encoding N-acetylmuramoyl-L-alanine amidase, translating to MSNSSLIQATILSPNHSGKRNQKITKIAIHHAAGVISGRNLARIFVPKSRQASANYNLGSDGVIVLGVDEANRAWTTSSGWCDNQAVTIEVGNSTRGPQWLVSDYVLNRLIDLVTDICRRNGIYPCTYTGGKDGVLQKHEWYSNTNCPGPYLGSKFPYIANEVNKRLRGNKAVSKPTCGLYRVRKFWSDVKSQKGAFRNLDNAKRCADKFGLKVFDANGKIAYPVGKTIDQLAREVISGKWGNGEERKRRLTNAGYDYKEVQRRVNELI from the coding sequence ATGAGTAATAGTTCATTAATACAAGCAACGATTCTCTCACCAAACCATAGCGGAAAAAGAAATCAAAAGATAACGAAAATTGCTATACACCACGCAGCAGGAGTCATAAGTGGTAGGAACTTGGCAAGAATTTTTGTGCCTAAATCAAGGCAAGCCTCAGCTAACTATAATTTAGGATCTGACGGAGTTATTGTTTTAGGAGTTGATGAAGCCAATAGAGCCTGGACAACATCGTCTGGATGGTGTGACAATCAAGCAGTAACAATTGAAGTAGGAAACTCTACTAGGGGACCTCAGTGGCTAGTTTCTGATTATGTTTTAAACAGACTAATTGATTTAGTTACAGACATCTGCAGAAGAAATGGAATCTATCCTTGTACCTATACTGGAGGTAAGGATGGTGTACTTCAAAAACATGAGTGGTATTCCAATACAAATTGTCCAGGACCATATCTTGGAAGCAAGTTTCCTTATATAGCAAATGAGGTTAATAAAAGACTAAGAGGCAATAAGGCTGTTAGCAAACCAACATGTGGACTATATAGAGTTAGAAAATTCTGGTCTGATGTAAAAAGCCAGAAAGGTGCATTTAGAAATTTAGATAATGCTAAAAGATGTGCAGATAAATTCGGATTAAAAGTATTCGATGCTAATGGCAAGATAGCATACCCAGTTGGTAAGACAATCGACCAATTAGCTAGAGAGGTTATAAGTGGGAAATGGGGTAATGGAGAAGAAAGAAAAAGAAGATTGACTAACGCTGGATATGATTATAAAGAAGTTCAGAGAAGAGTAAATGAATTAATTTAA
- a CDS encoding phage holin family protein — MNKFLETMKVLFTAIGGCLGFFLGSVDAFIYTLLAFVIADYLTGVLRAGVERKLSSSIGFKGIAKKIMIFIVVGIANLCDVNLIKGDGTMIRTAIIFFYIANEGLSILENSVALGLPVPEKLKEILKQFKEEK, encoded by the coding sequence ATGAATAAATTCTTAGAAACAATGAAAGTATTATTTACAGCGATTGGAGGATGTTTAGGATTTTTCCTTGGAAGCGTGGATGCTTTTATTTATACGCTACTAGCGTTTGTAATTGCTGATTATCTAACAGGAGTTTTAAGAGCAGGAGTAGAAAGAAAGCTATCCTCATCCATAGGATTCAAGGGAATAGCTAAAAAGATTATGATTTTTATAGTTGTAGGCATAGCAAACCTATGCGATGTAAATTTAATTAAAGGTGATGGAACAATGATAAGAACAGCCATCATCTTTTTTTATATCGCAAATGAAGGTCTTTCCATCTTGGAAAACTCTGTAGCTTTAGGCTTGCCAGTACCAGAAAAATTAAAGGAAATATTAAAACAATTCAAGGAGGAAAAATAA